The following coding sequences are from one Diprion similis isolate iyDipSimi1 chromosome 9, iyDipSimi1.1, whole genome shotgun sequence window:
- the LOC124410371 gene encoding beta-glucuronidase-like, giving the protein MSVFDNEIDQRENGAGAMLPTLMTLLGAILVSANIATNGASNGNATLPGLLYPRESESRQIVSLNGMWDFVVSPASDPDQGFREGWYKTDLNKVGKPIKMPVPSSYNDVTTSSKLRDHVGVVWYQRTFYAPSLWAEMRSFVWFGSVDYIAHVWINGKLVTSHELGHLPFEGEIGEVLNLGARNYITVAIDNRLLPTTVPQGEIKKIETDEGEILQQQYTFDFFHYSGIHRPVILYTKPKVYISDISVHTSIDGSDGTVDYVVEARGLNQTEVPNFKVSLTDADGIVVAKGSGNGISGKLHVPSAKLWWGKDMGPEPGYLYTLEVRVSVSNTPGEDVYRLPVGIRTVSWTNTSLLLNGKPVYFRGFGRHEDSIIRGRALDLPTMTRDYELLEWVGANGYRTSHYPYSEEVLDEADRQGYLIIDECPAVNTENFSTPLLDLHKRSLSELIRRDKNRPSVVMWSIANEPFSQYDAASDYFRQVAEHTRSLDLTRPITIAMIQTVETDKTAQYLDIISFNRYNAWYTNAGNLDVIDILVEAEVTAWNEKHNKPIMMTEYGADTMPGLHELPSYVWSEEYQTELMSKHFKAFDRLKKKGFFIGEFIWNFADFKTSQNVLRVGGNKKGIFTRERQPKQVAHLVRQRYFSLAAEQYGVSVPEDLVSYVSSTYASRSEL; this is encoded by the exons ATGAGTGTTTTCGACAACGAAATCGAccagagagag AATGGCGCAGGAGCCATGCTGCCGACCCTGATGACCCTCTTAGGGGCGATTCTTGTCTCGGCGAACATCGCGACCAACGGAGCCAGTAACGGGAATGCGACGCTTCCAGGACTTCTGTATCCTCGGGAGAGCGAGTCTCGACAG ATTGTATCGCTGAACGGGATGTGGGATTTCGTGGTTTCGCCTGCCTCCGACCCGGATCAGGGGTTCAGGGAGGGCTGGTACAAGACGGACCTGAACAAG GTCGGCAAGCCGATAAAAATGCCGGTACCGTCGTCCTACAACGACGTAACTACTTCAAGCAAGCTGAGGGACCACGTCGGCGTCGTCTGGTACCAAAGAACCTTCTACGCTCCCTCATTATGGGCCGAGATGCGAAGCTTCGTGTGGTTCGGTTCAGTGGACTACATCGCACATGTG TGGATAAACGGGAAACTCGTCACGAGTCACGAGCTTGGACACTTGCCATTCGAGGGTGAAATTGGTGAGGTGCTGAACCTCGGAGCGAGGAACTACATCACTGTAGCCATCGACAACAGGCTCCTGCCAACCACCGTACCGCAGGGTGAGATAAAAAAGATAGAAACAGACGAGGGCGAGATCTTGCAGCAGCAGTACACCTTCGACTTCTTCCACTACTCGGGGATACACAG GCCAGTGATTCTCTACACAAAGCCGAAAGTCTACATCTCGGACATTTCCGTGCACACAAGCATCGACGGAAGCGATGGGACGGTGGATTACGTGGTGGAAGCTCGTGGTCTGAATCAAACCgaagttccgaatttcaaGGTGAGTTTAACTGACGCGGACGGTATTGTAGTCGCAAAAGGATCGGGCAACGGAATATCGGGGAAGCTCCACGTACCTTCCGCGAAGCTTTGGTGGGGCAAGGATATGGGACCCGAGCCTGGGTACCTCTACACTCTGGAGGTGCGAGTCTCGGTGTCGAATACACCCGGGGAGGACGTTTACCGGCTTCCAGTCGGCATCAGGACAGTGTCCTGGACCAACACCAGCCTCCTTCTGAACGGCAAGCCCGTCTACTTCCGCGGGTTCGGTCGCCACGAAGACTCCATCATCAGAGGACGTGCTCTTGACCTTCCAACCATGACCAGAGACTACGAACTCCTTGAATGGGTCGGTGCAAACGGATACAGGACAAGCCACTATCCTTACAGCGAGGAAGTTCTCGACGAGGCAGACAG gCAAGGTTACCTTATAATCGACGAATGTCCGGCAGTAAAtaccgaaaacttttcaacgcCACTGTTGGATCTCCACAAACGATCGCTGTCGGAACTCATTAGACGGGACAAAAACCGCCCCTCGGTTGTCATGTGGTCCATTGCGAACGAGCCATTTTCCCAGTACGATGCTGCCTCGGATTACTTCCGGCAAGTAGCCGAGCATACACGATCTCTGGATCTCACAAGACCCATCACAATCGCTATGATACAGACTGTCGAG ACAGACAAGACGGCTCAATATTTGGACATAATAAGTTTCAACCGGTACAATGCATGGTACACTAATGCGGGAAATTTGGACGTGATAGACATTCTGGTCGAAGCCGAGGTTACTGCGTGGAACGAGAAACACAACAAGCCTATCATGATGACTGAATACGGAGCAGACACAATGCCCGGTCTTCACGAG TTACCATCGTACGTATGGAGCGAAGAATATCAGACGGAGTTAATGTCGAAGCACTTCAAGGCGTTTGATCGTCTGAAAAAGAAGGGATTCTTCATCGGGGAGTTTATATGGAATTTTGCTGATTTCAAAACATCACAGA ACGTACTTAGAGTCGGTGGCAACAAAAAGGGAATATTTACGAGAGAGAGGCAACCAAAACAAGTTGCGCATCTCGTACGCCAAAGGTACTTTTCCCTGGCAGCTGAACAGTATGGCGTCTCGGTTCCTGAGGACTTGGTATCATACGTATCTTCGACGTATGCAAGCCGGTCAGAACTTTAA
- the LOC124410363 gene encoding larval cuticle protein A2B-like has protein sequence MAFKLIALAALVAAANAGVIAPAPVAYHAAPAYGYAAPIAKAVVKTVDADYDPNPQYSYSYDVHDTLTGDVKSQEETRNGDAVQGSYSLIEADGTRRVVHYTADPHNGFNAVVEKEPAGHGPVVAKYAAPAYPKYAPAVKVAAPVAHAYAAPVAHGYAAPVAHAYAAPVAHGYAAPAAHVSYSAPSYGYQH, from the exons ATGGCTTTCAAA CTCATCGCCCTCGCCGCCCTCGTGGCCGCCGCCAACGCCGGAGTCATCGCTCCCGCCCCTGTGGCTTACCACGCGGCCCCCGCCTACGGCTACGCCGCCCCCATCGCCAAGGCCGTCGTCAAGACCGTCGACGCTGACTACGACCCCAACCCCCAGTACAGCTACTCCTACGACGTCCACGACACCCTGACCGGAGACGTCAAGAGCCAGGAGGAAACCCGCAACGGAGACGCCGTACAGGGTAGCTACTCCTTGATCGAGGCTGACGGCACCCGTCGCGTCGTTCACTACACCGCTGATCCCCACAACGGATTCAACGCCGTCGTCGAGAAGGAACCAGCGGGCCACGGACCCGTCGTCGCTAAATACGCCGCCCCCGCCTACCCCAAATACGCCCCCGCCGTCAAGGTCGCCGCCCCCGTAGCTCACGCTTACGCCGCCCCCGTCGCTCACGGTTACGCCGCCCCCGTAGCTCACGCTTACGCCGCCCCCGTCGCTCACGGTTACGCCGCCCCTGCTGCCCACGTCAGCTACTCTGCCCCCAGCTACGGATACCAACACTAA